GCGCGTCCTGGCGCGGTGTGAGCCAGACGTTGACTCGAGAGTCAATCGGTCCGGGTGCGGAGGCTCCGCGCCAGGGTGGGGATCATCACCGTCGCAGGGACGAGGTGCAGCCCGAGGAGGGCGGTGGTGGTTGCGGTGTTTGCCCCGGAGAGGAGGGGCGGGACCAACGAGATCGTGGTCAGCGACACTGCCGTCCACACGAATCGCTCGGCGGGGCGAGCGCTCCAACGAAGAAGAGCGACGGCGATGACGATGCCCACGACCGAGAAGAAGCCGGTCACCACGGCGAACCCGGACAACGGGATCGTCTCGCCACCATCGGGGACCTCGAAGTCGACGCCAACAGCCTGGGCAAGCGCAGCGGCGAGGGTGGTGGCCACCATCGCCGCGAGCGTGGCAATGAAGCCGGTGCCGGTGAGCCCGCGGAGCCGGTGGGTGCGGCTGGACCGGCCCGATGCCGCGCCTGCGCCGACCCCGGTCTCATTCATGCTGTTCATGTCGTTCCTCCGTCATTCAGTAACTCGCGTACGGGGTGTGTCGACTGGCCTGTGACGGTCCTGGCCCTGGGGGTGACGATGTGCACCCTCGCCGTGCGACGGCCGGGGTTGCGCAGGGCTCGGACGCCGGTGCCGCGGAGCCAGAACCCGGCGCAGCGTCGGAGGACCGGCCCGAGCTCGCCGTCGCGCAGCTCCAGCTGCACCCGCCCGCGGGTGACGACGCCGAACGCGTCGTACCACTGTGCAGCGACCACCGCGACGCGCGCGCCACCGCGCAGCGTGAGCGTCCACACCGGGACTACTCCGTGCCGTCCGCCAGCAGACGCTCCGGCAGCCCGAGCCGCGGGAACTGGTCGTCGTGGAACGTGACGATCTCGGTGATCGCCCCACCGGTGATCCGCAGGACGTCGATCGTCAGCGGCAGGTAGGCGCCCTCTGGCTTCCGCCAGAGGTAGAAGGCGACGGCGGGCTGCCGGTTCACGGAGGTGTGGACGGCGCGCAGGCCCTTCATGCCCTCGAAGCCGTCCTCAATCCAGTCGTTGACCACCGCGTCGCGGCCGACGTTCAGGCCCGGCGTGGGCGGCATCGAGCACCGGACGTCGTCCCGCAGCATTGCGGCGAGGCTGTCGACGTCCGTGGCCACGCTGGCTTCGGTGAAGCGGCGCACCAGCTCGCGCGTCCTGGCGTCCTGTTCGCCGCCGGTCCAGTCCTGCCGCTCGGCGGGCAGGTGCTCCCGCATGCCGGCGCGGGCCCGCTGCAGCGCGCTGTTCACGGAGTTGACGGAGTCCCCGAGGAGCTCCGCGACCTCCTTCGCCGGCCAGCCGAGCACGTCCCGCATGATCAGCACGGCCCGCGGGCGCGGCGCGAGGTGCTGGACGGCGACCAGGTACGCCAGCTCGATTGTCTCCCGCGCGACGGCGACGGTCTCCGGCTCGTCCGCGTCGCTCGCGGGCAGCTCGTTGAGCAGCCGGTCCGGGTAGGGCTGCAGCCACAGCACCTCGCCGCCGGTCGCAGGCTCCGGGCGGCACTTGGCGAGCAGGTCCAGGCAGGCGTTGGTGGCGATC
This is a stretch of genomic DNA from Streptomyces sp. NBC_00285. It encodes these proteins:
- a CDS encoding DUF6069 family protein produces the protein MNSMNETGVGAGAASGRSSRTHRLRGLTGTGFIATLAAMVATTLAAALAQAVGVDFEVPDGGETIPLSGFAVVTGFFSVVGIVIAVALLRWSARPAERFVWTAVSLTTISLVPPLLSGANTATTTALLGLHLVPATVMIPTLARSLRTRTD
- a CDS encoding RNA polymerase subunit sigma-70; its protein translation is MSADTRLEELGVSGLGEVDESAFSGLAERHRRELHVHCYRMLGSFEDAEDTVQETFLRAWRRRETFEGRSTFRAWLYRIATNACLDLLAKCRPEPATGGEVLWLQPYPDRLLNELPASDADEPETVAVARETIELAYLVAVQHLAPRPRAVLIMRDVLGWPAKEVAELLGDSVNSVNSALQRARAGMREHLPAERQDWTGGEQDARTRELVRRFTEASVATDVDSLAAMLRDDVRCSMPPTPGLNVGRDAVVNDWIEDGFEGMKGLRAVHTSVNRQPAVAFYLWRKPEGAYLPLTIDVLRITGGAITEIVTFHDDQFPRLGLPERLLADGTE